ACCATAATGAACTGATCAAGGGTCAAATGCAAGGAAACTACTTCAGTCACAAAAACAACTTGTGTAAGAGGAGCAGTGTCTAACTAATACTTACACAACTTATTGCAGACGATGATCTCTAACTTACCCTTGATCCTTGATTTAATTGTGGTGTTGTATGAGATAACATATGGTGTACATGAAATGACACTTTCACAGTGTGACCTAATTTTCAAAGGAGACAGACGTGTCAACATTCAATAAGATGTATGTTTACATAGGGTGTAGGTTGAATTATGGCGTTATTTTACAGTGTATAGAACTATGACATTatatcatacaatgtatgtggcGTTATTCACACAGTGTAGAGAATCATGGTGTTATAAGTGCTCAAGCTATCACTGAATATTAACACCATGTACCTAATCTATTAAACTTTCTTGTGTTGGGCGCAAAGAAATTCATTGACGTAAGTCATTGTAACGAGAATGTACTGGACTTTACATACTTCCAATcttttgtacacaaaaaacagAATGCTTCATTGCCAATCATAAAAGCAAACTTGATAAACACCTTTAAAAATGGGGTTATTTTCCTCAGTTTCTTGGCCCAGTGACAGTATAGAGGAATTATAAAGAAATTActtttgaaatgtaatattttccaGCCAAACGTTTCCAGTCATGTTAACTGATTCTTCTGACTGCAATAAAAACATCTCTTTGACACCATGTAGTTGAATGTGCTCTTATAAgcgaataaaatgaaatacagtaAAAGCTAGGGCTACATGTATTCACAAGAACCCCAAACTTATATTCAAAAAGAGTTATGATGTCAGTGAAAAGAAGCTTTCAGGGCAATggtatatttgttgttgttactgaGTATAACCTCCTCCCTGTCTAGAGTTAGCATGGGTACAGTGCTTTTGCTAGGGTTGGAGAACTCCGGTAACAGAAAGTGGGAATATGGTAAACTGGTATAATtttcaatacattgtaccatcaTTTGGTGGGGAACTCTAGTAAAATGATAGGgacttgggtagattttacctacttaccacctaTGACAAAAACACTGGGCCGGGAAGGGTATACCGTCAAATGTAAGTACCCTGAAATTACTACTAGTACCTCCATCCAGCTGCCTCCATTATATCTCATTGACTCAGCACTTAAACAAATGTTCTCTAAATCTTTTATCATGCAGTTTCAAGACAGCCATTGATTTTGCCAAGAAGGGAAACTTTGACGCCTTTCTAGCAGTTGGTGGTGGGTCTGTGATAGATACAGCTAAAGCTGCTAATCTGTATTCATGTAACCCAGAGGCTGAATTCCTGGACTATGTCAATGCCCCTGTAGGCAAAGGATTGCCCGTCAGAGGATCTGTTAAGCCTCTTATAGCTGGTAAGTGTCAGGGGGTCTGTCAAATCTCTTATAGCTGGTAAGTGTCAGGGGATCTGTTAAACCTCTTATAGCTGGTAAGTGTCAGGGAGTCTGTTATTAGCCTCTTATAGCTGGTAAGTGTCAGGGGTCTGTTATTAGCCTCTTATAGCTGGTAAGTGTCAGGGGGTCTGTCAAACCTCATAGCTGGTAAGTGTCAGGGCAACTCAGCTCTTAGAATCTGTGAATGTGTCTTATTGTACATACACCCTTTATCAATACAGTAACTTTGTAGAAGACAACTCGTTATTACCATTTTCTACCaaataatgaatacatgtattggttctaaatgtattatttattgtaattttcttCCATTCCATACAGTGTAGTCCTCAGCTCTTAGGGTATGCTAATGAGTAAAGCTGGCAATGAGCTGCACAATTGCAAGAACTTTACTTCATCTTAAGAAATTTTTAACAAATGGCCGTGTGAACCATTGATCAGCATTTTTGTGGCCATAATTTCTCATATGTCCCTCAGATATATATCATGGAACCATATGCTTTGCTCAATAATAGGATTTGGAAGTATCTGTAGTTGTCTTCTTTTGATTTTTCAGTTCCAACTACAGCTGGTACTGGTAGTGAAACAACTGGAGTAGCCATCTTTGATTATGAACCTTTGCATGCTAAAACAGGTAATCATACAAATCACTTTGTGTAACATTTTGATGAAGTTTGGAAAGGGGTTTTGGCTATCTTTAATTATGAATCTTTGCATGCTAAAACAGGTAATGGCACAAATTACTATGGGTAACAATAAATGTTTTGTAACTGAAGTACAATATTAAaggataatataattatgcctcttcaagcataatttatgaaaaatcatgaaaattacTGGTGATTTGGgaagttttgactcatattttgagcaccgcAAAACTattgtagacacaggttgtcatgacataggacgaccagggtatataatccatattttctgttcaaagacaataacttggcagACTATGGTATAATTACTAATTATACTTTGATATACTATGATAAGaattatttattgatttgtgtaggtattggtagtagaAGTATTCGGCCATTACTTGGTATAGTAGATCCACTCCACACTACACACATGCCGGAAAGAGTAGCAGCCAACAGTGGTTTTGATGTCCTTTGGTAAGTGTAGTCTTTATGTTAACAATGAAATTTTAtattgaactgaattgaattcaaatttattccaccagaggaaagagaaaacaaaatgtacaaacttAAAAGTAACCGAAAAAAATTTTGGTGcagagggccatggaaatagttcccttggaactaatcaaagtccataaaccagacatacatgtaaattaaggcaattttggatttttgatctattgtctttatttttgtgatttctGTGTACACAACGTTTATTTTGTAAAGTTCAGTAACTAGATAAGGATTTGTGATTTTTGTATACAAAACTGAGATCAGGTTCTTGGTATTCTTCTTTTAAAGCCATGCATTAGAATCCTATACAGCCATTCCATTTAATGAGAGAACCCCTAGACCTAGTAACCCAATAGAAAGACCAGCCTACCAAGGTAGTAATCCTATCAGTGATATCTGGGCACTGGATGCACTCAAGATTGTTAAAAAGTTCATGAAaaggtatgtacaaatactcAATTCAGATCTATCTTAATAAACCCTGAACATAATGTGACTTTGAATTCTACATAAGCCCTTTCCAACCAACTGTTCGCAAAGTATTTTACAGTTCCTACTTCTGGTGTAGGCCAATAATAGCACAACCACCCTTTTTAAAGGAGAACAgaactccaggaaatagagacattttcatttcCCACTGCTGCAGCCATCAAGAATTAAAGtcctctgtcctaccaggtccccaattacacAGATAGGTTGATTGGAACAACTCaaggttcaaatcttgcctaaggactttagccattcagaaataaACAGCAATGGCGAGGCTTAAACCAACAACCAACAGATTCCAAGTTGGCCACGCTAACActtcgaccatcatgactccacaagtATATGTTATGTTCCACATCCACATACAGTGTTAAGGCAGTTTGACAGTTTGGTAATTTCGAGAAccaaacatatatgtacaaccACAGACAATTAAGAaaatacttgtctgtggtacaaCAGAACAATATATACAAGTTACTGGTGAGATACAGACATAGAGGAAAGTATGAAGTGTTTTATATTCTGACTCTTCTCACTAACTTCACCACAGAGCTGTATTTGACCGTGAAGACTTTGAAGCTAGATCCATGATGCACCTGGCCAGTGTGTTTGCTGGTGTTGGCTTTGGTAATGCAGGTGTACATCTCTGGTAAGTATTTATTAACGTAACTACATTTGACCAATATTTCATCTCTAATGTTATTTAATTACACAATGGAAATTGTAATGGAAAAGAGTTTCAGCATAAACCAGAATAAACCATAAATGACTATAACATACATTATAGACTGTGTCCTTTTAagatatgaaaacaaatgagtattaattaaaatgtatcGTGTATAAATTTATATTCTTGTTCTATAGCCACAGTATATCCCATATCTGGTTTGATGAAATCTaccaactatcatgtataaATTTATGTTCTGTTCTTTAGTCATGGCATGTCATATCCCATATCTGGTTTAGTGAAATAATGTACctgatattaataaatttatacTCCTGTTCTTTAGTCATGGCATGTCATATCCCATATCTGGTTTAGTGAAATAATGTACctgatattaataaatttatatttttgttctgtAGTCACGGCATGTCATATCCCATATCTGGTTTAGTCAAGAAATACAAAGCTAAGGACTATGATGTCAACCATGCTATTGTTGTAAGTATTAGAATACacttagtatagtatagtggaGAAAATTGAAATGAACTAAAGAATATGAAAGTCGAGTTTAAAGTAACTCACTTTTGCCAATAACTTAAAAGCAAGTAGGTGTCTGCAAATCAATATGCTATGTCCACAGGTGAAGTTAGGGTCTATTCTATATGACGACAGTTTATTTCTGCTGTGTAATGGAATCAAAAGTCAATTATACTCCTTAGTATATATCTTTGTGGTCATTctcattttctttattttactgCAACTAGATTTcatttacaattttcaaaaaggaTCTCTGAGATTCAtggaaatttttttaaaaaagaagtaaaaactCAGTTACTCCATACTCTGACTagataatattataattgtGCAAGTAATTAATTCCTTGTATAGGGATAGTGTTTACACTTATAAGTCACACATTGCTATCTGGGTAGTGAGTAATCTTTATCTCCACTTGTAGATCTCTGTGATAACAATACAGGTTGTTGGTGACCAAGCAGTTTAATAGCTTGTGTGCCACGTACCACTGTAGTCTGGGTTCAAACCTGCCTAGCACTGACttggtttgattaaaaattatCTAGTCCTGTGTGTAAGAAAGGTGATGCCTAGTTTGACTGAACAAttcaggttttccctgggtactccagtttccttcTGGTGTAGGGCACTTTAATGGTGCACAATTGGTAACCATtaacaaatttctgaatttattttgCCAAAAAAGATTAAATTGTTAACATGGAGATTCTTCTAAATTTGTTTCAGCCCCATGGTTTGTCTGTG
This Glandiceps talaboti chromosome 13, keGlaTala1.1, whole genome shotgun sequence DNA region includes the following protein-coding sequences:
- the LOC144444604 gene encoding hydroxyacid-oxoacid transhydrogenase, mitochondrial-like; its protein translation is MASAAREGVVHLLRSVTGASCRCPAHSQAFNHGGYLGAAVTQSTIHHMKKCSSEAVPPKEYAFEMACSNIRYGKGVTQEVGMDFQNLASKNVCLVTDKKLAGLPPVKAAVESLEKHHVKFSVFDDVRIEPTDTSFKTAIDFAKKGNFDAFLAVGGGSVIDTAKAANLYSCNPEAEFLDYVNAPVGKGLPVRGSVKPLIAVPTTAGTGSETTGVAIFDYEPLHAKTGIGSRSIRPLLGIVDPLHTTHMPERVAANSGFDVLCHALESYTAIPFNERTPRPSNPIERPAYQGSNPISDIWALDALKIVKKFMKRAVFDREDFEARSMMHLASVFAGVGFGNAGVHLCHGMSYPISGLVKKYKAKDYDVNHAIVPHGLSVVMTAPAVFQFTAPMCPERHIEAAGLLGADTTNVKREDAGLLLADTLRVFMQDLGVDDGLNEFGFTNDDIPALVKGTLPQHRVTKLAPRPQSEEDLASMFEKSMKIY